The Vitis riparia cultivar Riparia Gloire de Montpellier isolate 1030 chromosome 10, EGFV_Vit.rip_1.0, whole genome shotgun sequence genome includes a region encoding these proteins:
- the LOC117922983 gene encoding CRIB domain-containing protein RIC10-like: protein MATKMKGIYKGFKYISQIFVVKEREMEIGYPTDVKHVAHIGWDGPSGSAPSWMNEYKSTHDFSSSSLGSFIEPRETNNIVARSTWSSQDFEQSMGQHPVSEMFKDCPPTDVPNIPKKHKRKKTKSTSSPKSSSSSVSRSSRALKSKATYMELETTSNLQL from the exons ATGGCCACCAAGATGAAAGGGATCTACAAAGGCTTCAAATACATCTCCCAAATCTTCG TTGTGAAGGAGCGTGAGATGGAAATCGGGTATCCAACAGATGTTAAGCATGTGGCGCACATTGGATGGGATGGTCCATCCGGAAGTGCACCCAGTTGG ATGAATGAATACAAATCAACCCATGATTTCTCATCCTCATCGCTTGGCAGCTTCATTGAGCCAAGAGAAACCAACAATATTGTTGCTCGTTCCACATGGTCTTCTCAAG ATTTTGAGCAATCCATGGGACAACATCCAGTATCCGAGATGTTCAAAGACTGCCCACCTACTGATGTTCCAAATATTCCCAAGAAGCATAAGCGGAAAAAGACCAAGTCAACTTCCTCCCCCAAGTCTTCCTCTTCCTCTGTGTCCAGATCCTCCCGGGCCTTAAAGTCCAAGGCTACATACATGGAATTGGAGACAACATCAAACCTGCAACTCTAG